TTCCCCTTATATACATAATAAAAGGCCTGCCCCGCAGGCAATCCGGTCACGGTGAAATAGGTCGCATCACAACGATTCAACGCCTGCCAGCCAATGGCCCGGTCAGAAAAGTGGGTGACCGTAAACTTCACGCCCAGTCCGCCACCCTGCGGCTCCACTTTCGTCATTTGCTCAAAGGACCACACACCCGTATTTTCATCGTACACGTATACCTGCAGATCATCCCCCGCCTTTACCTTTTGTTTGGTGATCGGATGAACGAACTCCGGCGAAATGGTCGTACTCACCGTCACGGGGTTACTGAAAGAAGCCACTTTGTTGCCTTGCGGATCGATCAGCTCTACCGATAGGTAGCCGGCCGGCTGTAAGGAAGCCTTCACATTCGTTTTTCCTTCGGCGTCTTTCGCCAATACAATATTGGCACTGAGGGCCGTACCCGTCAGGGCCGACGGGGTCTGCGTAGAATACGAAGAAATCCTGGCCGTAACGGGTGTGACGACCGGATTGCCTTTCTCGTCCCGTAACTGGGTATTTTGGGCAAATGAGATCGTGGTCTGTACGGGGGCTGCGTTGGCAGTGGCAGGAGCTGAAACCGTGATCTGCTTGGGGGCCGTCAATCCCGACGCGGTCGATGCCGGCATCGCTTCGGTCTTTACGCCTACTCCCGCCGGCGGATCGGACTCTTTCACCAATCGAATCGTAAAGGGAGTATTGAGTGCCTGGATCAACGGAACCGTCAGGCTCGAAGGAATGTACCCCGCCGCATCTGCCACAATCTTTATTTCGGCCGGGGCCACCACTGAAGGCACGGCCCCCATCAAACCCAGGTACAGATTTCCCCGGTCGGCGGTAAAATCACGCATCGCTTTGCCCTCAAAGTTGACAACACGACCCGCATCTTTTCCGGTAATGAGAATTTTAACGGGTACCGACAGCGGCACGCCCGTTTTGGCGTCTACGATCACGCCCTGCACCAGCGTTTTGGCGGGTTGGTATTTTAATTTATAGGTCAGGTTGGCAAAAGGCTCCACCTTGGTCATGTCTGTAATGGCTTTGCAACCCATCATCAGGGTCAATAAAACCCAAAAACCGGCCGAAAATGTAAAGCGGGCTTGGGAAAGGTAAGTAAGCGGTGATTTTTTCATAAGTATATCGTTTTTCGAGGTAAGAGGTAATTGGTTTTGCAGTAATGTGCCTGTATTTACCGGCCACAGGTTGACCGTAAAGAATTCCGTGATTTTTTTACCAAAATTTTCCCAAATTATAAGACAGTCCGATATTCACGATCGGATAGTATTTAACCGGTGCCAGGTTCTGCTCGATCACCGCTCCCTGGTCGGAAGAAGGCTCCAGCATGTTGGTGGTCCGGAAGCTGATCTTCGGCGATTGCATGTAGAAAAAACCGGCATCAAACGATACTTTGAACCGATTCTTCAAAAAAGGCTGTCCCCAGCCCAACCCCACGTACGGGGCGGTTTTGTTGAAGCTTGCCTTGCCGTCCAGGGTACCGACCTCATCCACGGTAAAGACCACATCGTTAAATTTCACGTCTTTGGTGGGTTTACCGAAAAACGTCATTTCGTTGAGGTTGTAGTACAGTCCGCCCGTCAGGTGCAGCCCGAGATTTTTGAACGGATAGAGATCCAACAGCAGATTCGCCGACTTCAGGCTCGCTTTTACATCAAAGCCGATCTGGAGGTCCTCCGTATCTTTCCCGCTCAGGATCCGGGTCTGATAGGAGAAGGCATTGACTCCCACCCGCAGGTTGAGCCGTCGGTGCAGCGCCACCGCCACCCCGCCGCCCAGCCCGGCCGTGCCGCCGTGGACCATCACCGCCACGCCCGGACGATATACACTGACCTTACGGGGCGCATTTCCCTGACCCGCCACCTCGGCCGAGGCCGACGATTGACTTCGCCCCGCCAGGGGAAGGGCAAAAAGAATTACTAATAGAGCACTTTTCATATAGTTGTTTGGGTTTAATGGCATTTTTTACATTTCTATTTTATGAGTCAGGCAGAGGTCCCAACATTGCCCCTACATTTTACCCCACGCACGCGCCCCCCTTTTACATTCACCATTTTGCAGTTTATCGGTTTTTCCCTTTATCGGTTTTTCCGTTTCAATTCTCCCCTAAAAACTCCCTCCCACCGCCAGTTGAAATCCCTTGGTATTTTCCCCAAAGGCCTTCACCACGATGCCCATCGTCAGGCCGTTGTGGAGGACGTACAGCAATCCGTATTTTTGATAGGTCGACGGACGATACCCGCCCGACCCCATAAAAGCGGCCCCCGGACGCACCACGTTCCAGCCGAAATGCGCCGTGAAGGCCATCCGCCCCTGCCACAATTCATAGCCGGCCAGCCAGGTCGCCTGTTGGTAGCGCGCCGCACTGCCGCCGCGTCGCAGCTCTTCTTTCATGTAGCCGTCGTTCAGCAGCTCTACGCCCGTCGACAGCGCGTGGGCCTTGGTCAGGCGGTAGCCCCCCAGGAGATTGACGCCAAACATCGGGCACGAACGCTCCGGAAACGCATCCCGCGCCGCCATCACCCGCACCGACGCCAGCGCCACCGCCCGCCCAAACCACCGCTTCGACAGCATCGGCGCTTTGCCCCACGCCTGCGGGTCGGGGAGCTTCATCGCGGGCGGGCCATAGACCAGCCCCACCCCCACCGACGGCACGTTGAGGCCCTGATTGGGTTGCCATACACCCGCATTGGATAAATGACGGTACTCCAGCGACAGCACCCCGGCCCACCGGCCCGACAGCCGCCTTCTCGCGTACACGCCTACGCCCGTCATGCCGTTGGGGTGAGAGCCGAAATTTCGGTTGGGATTCAAAAGGGGATCATATATCTTACTCACGTACGAGATCCCCAGCGACAGGCGCACCGACAGACTGAACGCGGGCCGGTACCAAAGCAGTGGCTCCATATACGCGCCCGCCCCGACCGAATGCCCCAGGGCCTGCGGATTGCGAAAAGAATAATAATTGAGGTAACCGCCGGCCCGAAAAAAACAGTTGCACTGCTGCCACGCCCGTTGGGTGGTTTGCAGCCGGCTCAGCGCCAGCTCCACCCCCACGGGCGGATGCGCCGACGCGGGCGTTACTTTTTCGGGGAGCACGTATCCGTACTGAAGCATCCCTCCGATTTCCATCGGCGGGCTCGCGGCTTCCGTTTGCGCACAAGATACCACGGGAGTTATCAGGGTCACTGCCCCGATAAAAAAGAAGTACACCGGGATGCGTAGGGATAAGTTTTTCATAACGTCCCATAAAAATAGTTTTTTTGGTCATTCTTTACTACAAAAAACCATAAAAGTTATCAATCGGCTTGCATCAAACCCTTACTTATTCTATTTTTGGAGACTCCCAAAGCACCCATTATGATCATTCTGTAAATTGTATACTTAAAAGAGAAACAAAAAACCGCTCAGAAGAGCAAACACCAATTCCTCGCCCGAGAGGAAAACAAAAAAATCCCCTCCTGAGAGGGGCAGGGGTGTGTCAATGACCAAGCCCCTGTACAACCACTCAACGTCATGAAAAAATCTCTCCTGTTCTGTGCGCTGGTACTCCCGTTGGCCCTCAACGCCCAAACCGATACCACCCAACATACTACCACCTATTTTGCCGAAGCCGGCGGCATGGCCGCCACCAATTCCCGGACGCCGTTCTGGCTGCGGGCCAACCAATTCGGCACCGTACCGCTCGAAAACCCCTTTGCCTTTGTGCGGCTGGGCGGACAAACCATCCTTGGCACTGACCCGCGCAAACCCCAACTGCACCTGCAAGGGGAACTCGTGGCCAACGCCGGCAAAACGTCCAATGTGCTGCTGCCCGCTGCCGCCGCCACGCTCCGCTTCCGAAAGTTTGAGATCTACGCCGGCCGCCGTAAAGAATTCTTCGGCCTCGGCGATACCCTGCTCACCTCCGGCTCCTACGCCTGGTCCGGCAATGCCCTACCCCTACCCAAGGTCCAGATCGGCACGCGCGGCTTTGTGCCCATCGGCTTTACCAAGGGGCTGTTTGCGGTGCATGCCATGATGGCCCACGGGTGGTTTATCAATGCCGACTCCGTGCGCGGCTCTTACCTGCACCAAAAAGCCGTTTTTGTTCGACTCGGTAAACCCACTTGGAAAGTTCATTTCTACGCGGGGGTACATCACTTGGCCCAATGGGGCGGTCAATGGCGCAATCCGGTGAAAGGGAGCCGACTTACAATGGAGAACGGCAAATTACCTTCTGACTTCGCTACTTTTTTATCTATTTTCACCGCATCTGAGCCCTCTAATACCAGCTCCGTAAGCATTCAGGACGCTCTCAACCGAACCGGCAATCATTTAGGAACCATTGACTTTGCAATGAATTACAGCACCAACCGGTCAGAATGGCTCTTTTATCATCAACACCCCTTCGACGACAAATCAGGCGTATTTTTTGTTAACTTCCCTGACGGTCTTTACGGTATTCGCTGGAAAAACAAGGCCTACTCCCAAAATTCATTTCAGATCAAACAAGTGACTGTGGAGTTACTAAGCACAATGAGTCAAAGTGGGTTTACCTTGAATATAAACAAGAGACGTTTTGAGGGCGGGGACGATTACTTTGTCAATTATCAATATCAGGAAGGATGGACTTATCAGAAGCGTGTAATCGGCACTTCGTTTATAACAATGCGAGAAGATGCACAAACTAAGTGGTATAACGTTAAAGGAGGTACGCTACAAAAGGCAAACATCAGCAACAACCGGGTTCAGGTACTTCATTTTGGCCTGATGGGACAACTCCACCCCTCTCTTCAATTTAGAATGCTGGCCTCCCAAAGTTGGAATCACGGCCGCCCGATACTGACAGACCCTGCTTTTCCGATGTCACAGTTCTCAGGGTTGCTGGAACTAAGCAAAACGACCACAGCCCTGGGAGGAGTACAACTTCAGGCCGCCGTGGCCGTTGACCAAGGGCCTTGGCTCCCTGCAACAGTGGGGCTCCGACTGGGCATTCGTAAAACGGGATTCTCTTTTTAATTCTTTTCCGGCAACAGAACCGACAGACAAGCCTTCAGACTATCTTTCCAGTACGGGACCGAAATGCTCAATGTTTCTTTGATTCTGGATTTATCCATGACCGAAAAAGCAGGCCGACGGGCCTTGGTGGGGTATTCGGAGGTCTTAAGCGGCTTTACGCGTACGCTGTAGTGCGCAAGTTCAAATATGGTCTTGGCAAAATCATACCACGAAATGGCCCCTTCATTGCTGTAATGATAGGTACCGTAAGCTGTACTTTCCGAGGAAATGATCGTCAAAATAGCCTCTGCCAAATCAATGGCGTAGGTGGGGGAGCCTACCTGATCGACAATGACCCCTAACTCCTCCCGGTCTTTGCCCAACCGTAACATGGTCTTGACAAAATTATTCGCAAACTCCGAATACAGCCAACTCGTCCGCAGGATGAAGTGTTCGGGCAACTGCCCGGCAATCGCCTGTTCTCCCTGAAGCTTGGTCAATCCGTACACGCTGACAGGCTCCGCCGGGTCATTTTCATTCAGCAACGCCGGACGATTTCCTTCAAACACAAAGTCAGTGGAAATATGAATGAGTACCGCTCCGACGGCACGACAGGCAATGGCCACATTTTCCGCTCCCGTCCTGTTGATGGCCGCGGCAAGGTCGGTTTCGTCCTCGGCTTTGTCCACGGCCGTATAGGCGGCACAATTGATGACATAACGCGGACGCTCTTTTTCAAAAAGCCTTTCCAACTGCGCCCTATCCAAAATATTTCCTTCCCGTTCATCCGGGAATCCAATGGTTGTCACATTTTTTCGTTGAGCCACTTCTTTCAGGCATTGCCCCAGCTGTCCCGATGCTCCCAATACGATCGTATGCATACACTAATGAATGTTTAAGTTATGATATTATGAAACGGGGACAGTACAATTTCTTATACTATTAATTACCACCTAGTGGTCTGACATTTTAATTTTGTATAATAATTTTTACCACAGAGTGCCACTGAGGTTAACACAGAGTTTCACAGAGTGCAAAATGACTTTAAAATAAGTAATTAAACTTTAGATACACTAGTAAACAGAGTTTTACACTGAGTTACACGGAGACAATTAAAATTTAATTCCGGCTACGACAATAGACCGAGCAAATATGCACCGTAGCCGCTTTTTACCAGTGGCAGGGCTACTTTTCTCAATTGGTCGGCGTCAATAAACCCCATGCGATAGGCCACCTCCTCAATGCAGCCGATCTTTAACCCCTGCCGCTCTTCGATGACTTCTACAAACTGTCCCGCCTGCATCAATGAAGTGAAAGTACCCGTGTCCAGCCAGGCGGTTCCGCGATCCAGCACGCCCACTTTGAGTTTGCCCTGCTTCAGGTACTCTTTGTTCACATCCGTGATCTCGTACTCCCCCCGTGGCGAAGGCGCTATGTTTTTCGCGATCTCCACCACTGAATTGTCATAAAAATACAGACCGGGTACGGCGTAATTGGACTTAGGCAAAACGGGTTTTTCTTCGATCGACAATACATTAAACAACTCGTCAAACTCCACTACCCCGTAGCGTTCGGGGTCATGGACCTGATAGGCATACACTACCCCTCCTTCGGGGTCATTATTTGCCTGCAACAATTTACTCAACCCACTGCCGTAAAAAATATTATCGCCCAATACCAACGCTACCTTATCCTCCCCGATAAACTCCTCCCCGATCACAAAGGCCTGCGCCAAACCGTTCGGGAGCGGCTGCTCCGCGTACGAAAAGCGGCAGCCTATCTGTGAGCCATCGCCCAACAGCTTTTGGAAGTTGGGCAGATCATGCGGAGTGGAAATGATCAATACCTCGTTGATGCCCGCCAGCATCAGGATAGACAGCGGATAATAAATCATGGGTTTGTCGTAGACGGGCATCAATTGCTTACTGACCGCCAGGGTCAGTGGGTGCAGGCGGGTACCGGACCCTCCCGCTAAGATTATTCCTTTCATAGTTATCAAGCCTTATCCCTGCCCTTCTCCCTATTGGAGAAGGGTTGTTTTTTTAGTTTATTCCACTTATTTTTTTGATTCTCTTTATACCCCATTTATTACCGATTGGCGTACATCTCTTCATAATAGTTCCGGTAATTGCCCGAAGTGACCTCCTCCAGCCAAACCGGATTGTTCAAAAACCAATCAACCGTGCGCTCCAGCCCTTCTTCAAATTGCAGCGAAGGCTTCCAGCCCAGTTCATTCATGATCTTGGTGGCATCAATGGCGTACCGAAGATCGTGACCCGCCCGGTCCGTTACGTAGGTAATCAGTTTTTCGGAAGTCCCGGCAGGACGGCCCAATTTCCGGTCCATCAGTGTACAGAGCAATTTGACTATGTCAATATTTTTCCATTCGTTAAATCCTCCGATGTTATACGTTTCTCCGTCTTTTCCCGTATGAAAGACCGTATCAATGGCGCGGGCGTGGTCTTCCACAAACAGCCAATCCCGCACATTTTCACCTTTACCGTACACCGGCAGCGGTTTGTCATGCAGGATATTATGGATCATCAGCGGCAGCAGCTTTTCCGGAAAATGATTGGGGCCGTAGTTGTTGGAACAATTGGTAATGACCACGGGCAACTGATACGTATTGCCGTAAGCCCGAACAAAATGATCGGACGAAGCTTTGGAGGCCGAGTAAGGCGAGCGCGGATCGTAGGGGGTGGTTTCCCGAAAGAAATCTTCCGGGCGGTGAAGTTCACCGTATACTTCATCGGTAGAAACGTGATAGAAGCGTTTTCCCTCGTATCCCGTTGATTTCCAACCATTTTTGGCGGCGTTCAATAAATGGCAGGTGCCCACCACGTTGGTCATCACAAACGCCATCGGATCCGTGATGGATCGATCCACGTGCGACTCCGCCGCCAAATGAATGACTCCGTCAAAAGGAATCTCCGCAAAAAGGTCATTGATAAAATCGACGTCAACAATGTCGCCTTTAATAAAAGTATAGTTTGATGCCCCTGTTACATCTGTCAGATTGGCCAGATTACCTGCGTAAGTAAGTTTATCCAGGTTATAGATATGATACTCCGGATATTTTTTGACAAAAAGGCGTACCACATGGGAGCCGATGAAACCCGCTCCGCCGGTGATCAATATATTTTTCATTGCTTACGTTGAGTAAATTTTAACTGTCAAAAGAGAAATCAGCCCTGTGCTTTCAAAGTATCAAAGAGGGATTCAAAGGTAGGCAGCTCTTTATCCTTATCCGAAACGATAGGGTTAGTAATAGGCCATTGTATTTTTAGCGTTGGGTCATTCCAAATAATACCTCCCTCAGATGCTTTGTTATAACCCGCCGTACATTTATAACTAAAAATACTGTCTTCCAAAGCAACAAACCCATGAGCAAAACCTTCCGGAATATAGACCATGGTATTTGTTTCACCATCCAGTTCAAAGAATTCATATTTACCAAAAGTAGGAGAATCAGGTCGAATATCTACGGCAATATCCAAAACCCGTCCTTTGATCACCCTGACCAATTTCCCCTGAGCAAACTCTCCCGTTTGAAAATGCAGGCCTCTCAACACTCCCTTGGTTGAAAAGGATTGGTTGTCCTGTACAAACGAATCGGGCAAGCCTTTCTTTTTCCAGGTCAATTCATTAAATGATTCAAAGAAATGACCACGTTCGTCGGCATAAATCGCCGGAGTGATAACGTAGACATCTTTTAATAACGTTGAGGTGATATTCATTGTATTGTATTGTTAAATAATGAGGTGCATTATTTAAAGCTTAATGAACGTAGGTCTCAATCAAGCCTTTTGTTTCGTCAATATTGCCTTTGGAAGAAGCCCCAAACAAAACAGATTCAATATTTGGGAGTGTTCCAATATATTCAATGGCTTCTTTGGGGCGCAAAGCCCCTCCTGCAAGAACCTGCATGGCAATGGCTCTGAACTGCTTTTCTTTCAGCGTTTTTTCGTATACCTCAATGCCGCCCGACATTCTGAAACCGACTTTGTTAATGGAAGCACAGATGATTGGATTGGTAATGCCGACCGACTGTAAAGCATCCACCAATGCGGGCATATTCATGGTAATATATCCCGGCTCAGCCTTGTATTTTTTCCGAATGTAGGCATCATAATCGGCAAACACTTCATACATTTTCAACCCCAAGATCATATCAACCAACACATTCTGAATAAATATGACAGGTGTATTAATCCCTTTAAACATTTTCATTTCCGCATCAATCAGTAATTCCATCAGCTTACTGAAATCTTTGCTCAGAAATGCAAGTCCTCCTTTTGCAAATGTTCCGAAAATATTGCCGGGCACATACTGTTTGATGGTTCCCATAATGCCCAGTTCAGTGACCGCATTAGCATACTTGTGGGCATAAGGCATACACGGATAAATATTAAAATTGGCGTACTTTGAGGGATGTTGACGCATGTAATCACATATATTAGCGATGCGGTCATGGGTAGTACACATAAACGTATTTATGCCTGAATCAATGGCCTGATCCAACACTTTAATGATGGCAGAATCCTCTTTAAAACGAATGGATTGCGCCCGGGATTTTTCATCCGATATATGATTAACCGCAAAAAACTGGTTATCTCCAAATAAAACCTTATCCATGATGTAGTCTATTATAGTCTCTTAGATTTTTGAATGATCATTTCAATTACCTTATCGGTGTAAAGGCCCTGCTCAAAGGTATTAAGCTCGGGTGTCGTTTTAGTAAGTACATTATGGACAAAGTAATCAATCTGCGCGCTGTATTCTTCCCCGCGCAAGTAAAAATTGACCGGAATGGCGAAATCTGTAATGTATTTAGTGGTCCATCCTTTATCCAACTTTTCCTTTACGCTGGCTTCTTTAAGGTATATCTTAATTTCGGTGGCGTCGCAAATGATTTTGCCATTCTTGCCCTGTATTGTAAGCGAAGTTGACATTTTTCGGTAGGTTTCATCACTCCAATTCACCAAAAGCGCACCGCTTATTTTATTTTCGAGCGACATCAACGCATAGACAGCATCCTCGACCCCGTTTGAATAAATGCTTTTAAGCATTCCTCCATGAATTTCGGTTGGTTTACCAAGTATTTCCTGAATCAGGTTAAGTACGTGTGAAGCATAGTCGAAAAGGCAACCTCCTCCTTCTTCGGGTTTTGAACGCCACGTGGCCCCTTTTTCTTTCGTAACGACAGGGCCGTATGCCTCTCCCGTAAAATTGACAATCTCGCCCAGAATGCCCGTTTTCAATAATCTTTTCAGCTCCCGAAAGGTCCCGATAAAATGATTATGGTACCCAACCTGATTTATGATTTTTTTGGTTTGGGCAATCTTCGCCAGTTCTTCTCCTTCATTAGAATGTAGACTAAAGGGCTTTTCACAAAAAACGTGAACTCCTTTTTCAAGAGCGTACTTGACCATGCCGTAATGGAGCTTTGTAGGAGTAGCTATTACAACAAAATCAAGGCTCTCCTGGTCCAACATCTTTTTAAAATCGCTGTAGGGAGTTACACTCGTATACTTCTTAAATCCATCCAAAATCATGGAGGATGTATCACATACGGCAACGAGATCGACCTCAGGATGGGCCCCAACAATAGCGGCATGAGAAAGGCCCATTTTCCCTAATCCGATGATTCCTGCTTTTAACATAATGGATTTATTTACTAATGATTACATTTTTATATTGATCACTTATGAAACTCCAACGATAATGCTTACTTGCTATATCAAATAGTTCTGCACCAATCTTTTTCAGGTCAAAACTTTTATAATTTTTAACGAGTTCTGTAAGTTCGAGTGCAGTACTGAAATAAACAGCTTTATTATGCGTAGTATGCTCATTATACCCTGATGCATAAGCAAAAACCGGAAGGCTGAGATACATCGCTTCTGCCAAAGAAGGGTTCGTTCCTCCGGCCGAATGACCGTGTATATATATAGTACAATTACTTCTCAATATATCTAAAATATCCCTGTCATAAATTGCATCAAGCAGAACAAGATTTGGCTTACCTATATATTGTGCTTTTGTATTTTGACCGTACAAAGAATTTGCCCAGTTACCAACCATGACAAGGGGGATCTTATCCTGATGCATAAATGCATCCAGCATCATATCAATATTATTATCAGGTTGAATACGAATTACACTAAATGCATAATCATTAGCTAAAAAAGGATATTCTTTTAATGAATCTTCAGAAACAGGTATTTTCTTTGCCTGATCTCCACCATAAGCAATTAATGTACTGTTAAGCCCGTATTCACTAAGTATATATTCCTGGATACCGATGTTATCGGATATAATATGTCCACAATTTTTAATTAACAGTTCCTCTGCTTTCTTAATAACCCATTGTGCTCTCGGTGACCATTTACTTCTTTTCCAATCCAATCCACCAATATTCAAAACAATTTTTTTTCTGAAAAACTTTAAAAATGGCATTACAAATCCTGCTCCGAATCCTAAAAAAAGGACTTTGTCATTTTTAAACAATGCATGTATAAGTGAAATACTATCATATATAATTCCTAAAGCACCATGAGAGGACACAGGAATATAAAGTAACTTTGCCCCTTTATAAACTGAAAGTCTATCAGGCATATCTTTAGAAGAACAGTAAACAGTAATGTCAATTGTTTCAGCCAAATATTCTACCAAGTATTCTGCGAGTGTTTCAAATCCACCATAATTATTGGGAAGTCCACGAATACCAACAATAGCAAGTTTCATAAATTAAGAATTACTATTAAATGCTAATTTTAATTTTAGACAAGACATTTTTTAACATATTCCAATGTACTTGAAAACTTACCTTACTTTGAGCAAAAGATCGGGCTTGCATCCCTAGCTTTTTTTCAAGAATAGGATTACTCCATATTTTTAATAAAGCATTTCTCAAACCAAGAATATCACCAGGTTTATGCAAAAAGCCAGTTTCCCCATCGATAACTAATTCAGGTATGCCTCCAATATCAGAACCAACAACAGGCTTGGATAGCAATAAACTTTCAATAACTGAAAAAGGGTAGTTTTCATACCACTCAGAGGGACAAACAACACAAACTGAATTTATGGTTAAATCGTAAACAATATCCTTTTGTTGAAATCCTAAAAAAGTAACATTGTATATTTTATTATTCTGACTGTACTCTACCATTTCATTAAGTGCAGCACCAGTACCAGCAATTTTTAATTTTATGTCAGTTCCATTAATTGCATCAAGTAACGTCTTAATACCTTTCAATTTCTCAATTCTACCAACATAAAGAATATACCTATCCTTCTCAATAAAATTAGAATTTACTAATCTGTTGATATTATTGTTGTAATATAAATCAATAGAATTTATATCATAACAATAGTTTGTTAAAATTAACTTATGAGGACTGAAACCAAATTCTTTAAATTTATTAAGCAAAAAATTAGATGGGCATAAAAATAAATCAACTTTTTCGTATACACGAGAATAATTATAAAAATAAGCATCTAAAGCCGTTAAAGTGCTTGCTAAAAAAGACTGCTTTTTGCACTTATTGAGAGCACAATTATAAAATTTACCATTTATACACTTTTCACATATTTTTTCGTTTGAAACAAAAGTACCTTCGGGACATAACAATTTATACTCATGCAAAGTCCAGATAATTGGTATATTACGTTTCTTTAGTTTCCAGATAATACCAGGAGTAACCCAATGATGAATAATATGAAGATGAGCAAAAGCGATTTCATTTTCATCTAATAACTTATCAATATTATATAATGCTTCAATTGATACGATTGAATTTTTTAATGCTTTTAAACCAGACATTATATTTTTATTTCTATTTAGTTCCTTGTAATTATAGGCATTAACAAAATAATGATCATATTCGGAAGGAACATTATTTTTATTTATTGTAGAAAATGGAATAACATTTATGCCGTTTGATTCATAAAGTCTTTTTATATTCTCAACATATGT
Above is a window of Runella slithyformis DSM 19594 DNA encoding:
- a CDS encoding DUF1972 domain-containing protein — translated: MKLAIVGIRGLPNNYGGFETLAEYLVEYLAETIDITVYCSSKDMPDRLSVYKGAKLLYIPVSSHGALGIIYDSISLIHALFKNDKVLFLGFGAGFVMPFLKFFRKKIVLNIGGLDWKRSKWSPRAQWVIKKAEELLIKNCGHIISDNIGIQEYILSEYGLNSTLIAYGGDQAKKIPVSEDSLKEYPFLANDYAFSVIRIQPDNNIDMMLDAFMHQDKIPLVMVGNWANSLYGQNTKAQYIGKPNLVLLDAIYDRDILDILRSNCTIYIHGHSAGGTNPSLAEAMYLSLPVFAYASGYNEHTTHNKAVYFSTALELTELVKNYKSFDLKKIGAELFDIASKHYRWSFISDQYKNVIISK
- a CDS encoding glycosyltransferase family 4 protein; amino-acid sequence: MNVLLATWTWYPIGGDWTYVENIKRLYESNGINVIPFSTINKNNVPSEYDHYFVNAYNYKELNRNKNIMSGLKALKNSIVSIEALYNIDKLLDENEIAFAHLHIIHHWVTPGIIWKLKKRNIPIIWTLHEYKLLCPEGTFVSNEKICEKCINGKFYNCALNKCKKQSFLASTLTALDAYFYNYSRVYEKVDLFLCPSNFLLNKFKEFGFSPHKLILTNYCYDINSIDLYYNNNINRLVNSNFIEKDRYILYVGRIEKLKGIKTLLDAINGTDIKLKIAGTGAALNEMVEYSQNNKIYNVTFLGFQQKDIVYDLTINSVCVVCPSEWYENYPFSVIESLLLSKPVVGSDIGGIPELVIDGETGFLHKPGDILGLRNALLKIWSNPILEKKLGMQARSFAQSKVSFQVHWNMLKNVLSKIKISI